tttattttactgCGTTTTTataagcattaattttttttttgaacaaacaagtacatatatatatatatatatatatatatatatatatatatgtatataacgaatttgataaaattataaacttaacCTCTACATATTTGTGCAAATTTTTGTCATATGGTTGCTTCgcaaaatttattaaagtttCATACtcgtcatcttttaaaaattcatttttcacaataaatttgtttgaaattatattatcattcattattaatgttttactatatacttttatttctattggagataaaatattgcaattttttttgtttatattgttatTGGTACGATTATAGTTAAATTTACCATAAACATTATAAACTGCAGAATTATAATGGTTGATTATGTCTTGCAGTAGATAAGCGgctttaagaatgttagcaccaacagcatatatacatacataattattattactatcgttattattaaaaatttcaatccttggtattcttttatttccttcgaTAATATGGTCAATACtttttgtatcaatatttaatatttttacaattctTTTATAATATGTTTCAAT
This genomic stretch from Piliocolobus tephrosceles isolate RC106 unplaced genomic scaffold, ASM277652v3 unscaffolded_27688, whole genome shotgun sequence harbors:
- the LOC113221807 gene encoding uncharacterized protein LOC113221807; translated protein: MENNTKHKKQKENVEVTKHKKQKENVQVTINNIQNEYSHVLSKGNRDVYITSNKPIETYYKRIVKILNIDTKSIDHIIEGNKRIPRIEIFNNNDSNNNYVCIYAVGANILKAAYLLQDIINHYNSAVYNVYGKFNYNRTNNNINKKNCNILSPIEIKVYSKTLIMNDNIISNKFIVKNEFLKDDEYETLINFAKQPYDKNLHKYVEKIKERRVTAIKIKIKKKKNNI